In a genomic window of Paraburkholderia phenazinium:
- a CDS encoding SDR family NAD(P)-dependent oxidoreductase, with the protein MNPVYDFKGQVALVTGASSGMGLVTAQAFAEAGASVVLVDRNAAKLNAAVETLTAAGHRAIAIVCDVSDEAQAKAAVERTVAEFGRLDMAYNNAGILGPMCEMSSETAEGYDEVQAVNLRGIWTFMKHELLQMKKQGSGAIVNCSSLGGLVGLPGRAAYHASKHGVIGLTKSAALDVAAQGIRVNAVCPGCIDTPMGEEIDPAAMKEFLKGQPIGRFGRSDEVAAAVLWLCSPGASLIVGVALPVDGGFVAH; encoded by the coding sequence ATGAATCCCGTCTATGATTTCAAAGGCCAGGTAGCGCTCGTCACGGGCGCCAGTTCAGGCATGGGGCTGGTGACCGCGCAGGCATTTGCCGAGGCCGGCGCGAGCGTGGTACTGGTCGACCGGAACGCAGCGAAGCTGAATGCCGCGGTCGAGACGCTGACGGCCGCGGGGCATCGGGCAATCGCGATCGTGTGCGATGTGTCCGACGAAGCGCAGGCCAAGGCAGCGGTCGAGCGCACGGTCGCCGAGTTCGGCCGGCTCGACATGGCTTATAACAATGCCGGCATTCTGGGCCCGATGTGCGAGATGTCGTCGGAAACCGCAGAGGGCTATGACGAAGTGCAGGCGGTCAATCTGCGCGGCATCTGGACCTTCATGAAGCACGAACTGCTGCAGATGAAGAAGCAGGGCAGCGGCGCGATCGTGAACTGCTCGTCATTGGGCGGTCTGGTGGGTCTGCCGGGACGCGCGGCCTATCACGCGAGCAAACATGGCGTGATCGGCCTCACCAAGAGCGCGGCACTCGACGTCGCGGCGCAAGGTATTCGCGTGAACGCCGTATGCCCTGGGTGCATCGACACGCCCATGGGCGAAGAGATCGATCCGGCGGCCATGAAAGAGTTTCTCAAGGGCCAGCCGATCGGCCGCTTCGGCAGGTCCGACGAAGTGGCGGCGGCGGTGCTGTGGCTGTGCAGCCCGGGCGCCAGCCTGATTGTCGGCGTGGCGCTGCCGGTCGACGGTGGGTTCGTCGCGCATTGA
- a CDS encoding carboxymuconolactone decarboxylase family protein, whose product MGSSRIEISWRQPMRTITAAIAVLCLGLAACSSIGRKTDMESSESRHIVSMTDDMRAVSPALERYTNDVLLGDLWKRPQLSARDRSIVTLSVLIARNQSSEMPYYLNVALDSGLKPSEISEIITHLAFYSGWANATAAARATKAVFEQRGITVDQLPPAAGNRLPLDAAAEAQRDAAVAQNFGAVAPGVVQFTRDALFLDLWLRPGLAPRDRSLVTVSALVASGQVAQLTYHLNRAMDNGLTKAQASEVMTQLAFYAGWPNVFTALPVVKDVLEKRPD is encoded by the coding sequence GTGGGTTCGTCGCGCATTGAGATTTCATGGAGACAACCCATGAGAACAATCACGGCAGCGATCGCGGTGTTGTGCCTCGGCCTCGCTGCCTGCTCGTCAATCGGAAGGAAAACGGATATGGAAAGCTCGGAATCCCGGCATATCGTCAGCATGACTGACGATATGCGTGCGGTTTCGCCCGCCCTTGAGCGGTATACGAACGACGTGCTGCTCGGCGATTTGTGGAAGCGCCCGCAACTGTCGGCACGCGACCGCAGCATTGTGACGCTGTCGGTGTTGATTGCGCGCAATCAGAGTTCGGAGATGCCGTATTACCTTAACGTGGCCCTCGACAGCGGTCTCAAGCCCAGCGAGATTTCGGAGATCATTACGCATCTCGCGTTCTATTCGGGCTGGGCCAATGCCACCGCCGCCGCCCGGGCGACAAAAGCGGTGTTCGAGCAACGCGGGATCACGGTGGATCAGCTCCCGCCGGCCGCCGGTAATCGCCTGCCGCTCGACGCGGCTGCCGAGGCTCAGCGCGATGCCGCCGTTGCGCAAAACTTCGGGGCAGTGGCGCCGGGCGTGGTTCAGTTCACGCGAGATGCGCTGTTCCTGGATCTCTGGCTGCGTCCGGGGCTGGCTCCGCGCGATCGCAGTCTCGTCACAGTCAGCGCGCTGGTCGCCAGCGGGCAAGTCGCGCAACTGACCTATCACTTGAACAGGGCGATGGATAACGGCCTGACGAAGGCGCAGGCTTCGGAAGTCATGACGCAACTGGCGTTTTATGCAGGCTGGCCTAATGTCTTTACGGCGCTGCCTGTTGTTAAGGATGTCCTCGAGAAGCGACCCGATTGA
- a CDS encoding ABC transporter substrate-binding protein produces MKKSRCLVSTLCATTLVLSSAFGAPSAFAQTQGANLAPASVSPAASEVSETVVKAFAPSGTLRASINLGNPVLASLDPASGKPVGVSVDLAAELARRLGVPLQLVAVRSAGASVDNVNQDKADVGFFAVDPKRGQEISFTKPYVLIEGFYLVRDASPITTNAQVDQAGVTVAVGKDSAYDLFLSRELHHATIVRIPTSPAVVQGFLDQHLDVAAGVKQQLERDAAKAGGLRILDQRFMVIRQAMGVPKAKGADAAAYLAKFVEDMKASGFVAASLERHQIEGAAVAKDND; encoded by the coding sequence ATGAAAAAGTCCCGTTGCCTTGTTTCGACGCTCTGTGCCACGACGCTTGTCCTGTCGTCCGCCTTTGGCGCCCCCTCGGCATTCGCACAGACCCAAGGCGCGAACCTCGCTCCCGCCTCGGTTTCACCCGCTGCAAGCGAGGTAAGTGAAACCGTGGTGAAAGCCTTTGCGCCGAGCGGTACGCTACGCGCTTCCATTAACCTGGGCAACCCGGTGCTGGCGAGCCTCGATCCGGCAAGCGGCAAGCCGGTCGGCGTATCGGTCGATCTCGCCGCTGAACTCGCCCGCCGTCTCGGCGTGCCGCTGCAACTGGTCGCGGTTCGATCGGCGGGCGCCTCCGTGGACAACGTGAATCAGGACAAGGCCGACGTCGGCTTCTTCGCCGTCGATCCGAAGCGCGGACAGGAAATCAGTTTCACGAAACCGTACGTGCTGATTGAAGGCTTTTATCTGGTGCGCGACGCATCGCCGATCACCACCAACGCCCAGGTCGATCAGGCGGGCGTGACGGTCGCCGTCGGCAAAGACAGTGCCTACGATCTGTTCCTCTCGCGCGAATTGCATCACGCGACAATCGTGCGGATTCCGACCTCGCCGGCCGTGGTGCAAGGCTTTCTGGATCAGCATCTGGACGTGGCCGCCGGCGTCAAGCAGCAACTGGAACGAGATGCGGCGAAGGCCGGCGGATTGCGGATCCTCGATCAACGCTTTATGGTGATCCGTCAGGCGATGGGCGTGCCCAAGGCAAAGGGCGCTGATGCGGCTGCGTACCTGGCGAAGTTTGTCGAGGACATGAAAGCATCGGGTTTTGTGGCGGCGTCCCTGGAGCGTCATCAGATCGAAGGCGCGGCCGTGGCAAAAGACAACGACTAG
- a CDS encoding VOC family protein, which translates to MNLHKEAKLNHLSFPTTNVAETAAFFEKYLGCEIVAVGESCLLKRNGFDIVLDHVKEEAPVWPTNFHFGLEVESLDDVHTLYTEFLEGGVLMETAVFNNSRGSRFFCRSPGGVLIEVNTREDMQKQEQWQKLF; encoded by the coding sequence ATGAATCTTCACAAAGAAGCGAAACTGAACCACCTGAGCTTCCCCACCACCAACGTCGCCGAGACGGCTGCGTTCTTTGAAAAATACCTCGGCTGCGAGATCGTCGCGGTCGGCGAGAGCTGCCTGCTGAAACGGAACGGTTTTGACATCGTTCTGGACCACGTCAAGGAGGAAGCGCCGGTCTGGCCGACGAACTTCCACTTCGGTCTGGAGGTCGAGAGCCTCGACGACGTCCATACTCTCTACACGGAATTCCTGGAAGGCGGCGTTCTTATGGAAACGGCGGTCTTCAACAATTCGCGCGGATCGCGGTTCTTTTGCCGCTCGCCGGGTGGCGTCCTGATCGAAGTCAACACGCGTGAGGACATGCAAAAGCAGGAGCAATGGCAGAAGCTGTTTTAA
- a CDS encoding TetR/AcrR family transcriptional regulator, producing the protein MTKTRHPSVKPRKIPQQSRAEQTVATILEAAARVLESKGMDGLNTNLVAQRAGVSVGTLYQYFPGKDAIIVALSKREHAVFYAEAQGALSQPTGQSALKYMITVSVHQQLRRPLLARALDFEENRPAISKELATCKAPFGELVRQILAHDDIPPQPDIEIAIDDLVAILRAMVDAAGERGEVNRGALESRVGRALFGYLGIVDRQPEKSRARK; encoded by the coding sequence ATGACGAAAACCCGGCACCCCTCCGTCAAGCCGCGCAAGATCCCCCAGCAATCCCGTGCCGAACAGACCGTTGCGACGATTCTGGAGGCCGCGGCGCGCGTGCTGGAAAGCAAAGGCATGGACGGCCTGAATACCAATCTCGTCGCGCAGCGCGCGGGCGTCAGCGTCGGCACCTTGTATCAGTACTTCCCCGGCAAGGACGCGATTATCGTTGCCCTGAGCAAGCGCGAGCATGCCGTGTTCTACGCCGAGGCCCAAGGCGCGCTGAGCCAGCCAACCGGTCAGAGCGCGTTGAAGTACATGATTACCGTCTCGGTTCACCAGCAACTGCGCCGTCCTCTGCTTGCGCGTGCGCTCGATTTCGAGGAAAACCGGCCGGCTATCAGCAAAGAGCTCGCGACATGCAAGGCTCCTTTTGGCGAGTTGGTTAGGCAGATTCTGGCGCATGACGATATTCCGCCGCAGCCGGACATCGAGATCGCGATCGACGACCTCGTCGCCATTCTGCGCGCCATGGTCGACGCGGCGGGAGAGCGCGGCGAAGTGAACCGCGGAGCGCTGGAATCGCGCGTCGGCCGTGCCTTGTTCGGATACCTTGGGATTGTGGATCGGCAGCCCGAAAAGTCACGCGCCAGGAAATAG
- a CDS encoding serine hydrolase domain-containing protein has product MTFDGSAIKALLDKAVSKGGVHGIAAVVVDRNGPLFHHAAGEAGPHTLFRNASMTKAVATTAALQLVEKGLLSLEASVESILPEFGQLQVLDGFDGDQPRLRPPASKATVRQLMTHTAGFGYFFLNEKLKRYHEVTGEPHPLTGLKRSLSVPLVNDPGTAWEYGTNVDWLGLVVEKLSGQSLGSYLKQHVYGPLGMNDSTFTPSAEQRSRLLRVMQRQADGTLAPSGIDLPPTSEWDAAGHGSYGTVQDYGRFLQAWLDDGAGILEPATVQLALRDHLAPIVLPGAVKPTVPELSNEVPTGLVPQSWGLGFCLTLADLPGMRSSGTADWAGIFNSYYWMDRAKGIGGVLMTQILPFFDMPVVETLIGFEAAVYRQVGAVVPAA; this is encoded by the coding sequence ATGACGTTTGACGGTTCGGCCATCAAGGCGCTGCTGGACAAGGCAGTTTCGAAGGGCGGGGTTCATGGCATTGCGGCAGTGGTCGTCGACCGCAACGGCCCGCTGTTTCATCACGCCGCCGGCGAGGCCGGCCCACACACGCTGTTCCGCAACGCGTCGATGACGAAGGCTGTTGCCACGACGGCGGCACTGCAGCTCGTAGAGAAGGGGCTGCTGAGCCTCGAGGCCAGCGTCGAATCGATTTTGCCGGAGTTCGGCCAGTTACAGGTGCTGGACGGCTTCGACGGCGACCAGCCACGGCTGCGCCCGCCTGCCAGCAAGGCCACGGTGCGCCAACTGATGACCCACACAGCCGGCTTCGGCTACTTCTTCCTCAACGAAAAGCTAAAGCGTTACCACGAGGTGACGGGTGAACCCCATCCCCTCACAGGCCTGAAGCGCAGTCTCTCGGTGCCGCTCGTCAACGACCCCGGCACCGCCTGGGAGTACGGCACCAACGTCGACTGGCTTGGGCTGGTGGTCGAAAAGCTCTCGGGGCAGAGTCTCGGCAGCTATCTCAAGCAGCATGTGTATGGTCCGCTGGGAATGAACGATTCCACCTTCACGCCCAGCGCCGAGCAACGCAGCCGCTTGCTGCGCGTGATGCAGCGCCAGGCCGACGGTACGCTGGCGCCTTCGGGCATCGATCTGCCGCCGACCTCCGAATGGGACGCGGCCGGCCACGGCTCGTACGGGACGGTGCAGGACTACGGCCGTTTCCTGCAGGCGTGGCTTGACGATGGCGCCGGCATCCTCGAGCCGGCGACCGTGCAACTGGCGCTGCGGGACCACCTTGCGCCGATCGTCCTTCCGGGAGCGGTGAAGCCCACGGTGCCGGAGTTGTCGAACGAGGTGCCCACAGGGCTGGTGCCGCAGAGTTGGGGGCTGGGCTTCTGCCTCACACTCGCCGATCTGCCGGGCATGCGCAGCAGCGGCACCGCCGACTGGGCCGGCATCTTCAATTCGTACTACTGGATGGACCGCGCGAAAGGCATCGGCGGGGTGCTGATGACGCAGATCCTGCCGTTCTTCGACATGCCGGTCGTCGAGACGCTCATTGGCTTCGAGGCCGCGGTCTACCGGCAGGTGGGGGCGGTCGTACCGGCTGCATGA
- a CDS encoding methyl-accepting chemotaxis protein: MPFLKNMRVVTQLVAGFALVILLLVGLGVFSLYEVSAENDHVAALRDKWAASVSSSLRMQNALNQMRLSEFRMASTDKAAEVQAVDSRMEPRIEAFRSASAEYEKLISEPEEKTAFADIQVLMPQYMDLDQQVRTAAKAGNPQQAMSILTGQSGTVRDAVAKDIDKIVAINEQGTAREGKAARDAYHAAIALVVGLIAAAAAVALAVALFIARGFARQLGGEPREAAAMASAIAAGNLRVTVPLKAGDNASLMYSLAAMKEQLTSIVSGIKSSSESISVAASEIAQGNTDLSQRTEEQAASLEETASSMEQLTSAVRQNADNAKQASTLATSGSSVAQRGGAEIGRVVATMHEIAESSARVAEIISVIEGIAFQTNILALNAAVEAARAGEQGRGFAVVAGEVRTLAQRSATAAKEIKDLITESVSRIDAGSKLVENAGRTMDEIVTSAGRTTDIMNELAAASEEQSTGIGQVNTAITQMDEVTQQNAALVEQASAAAQALAQQAQALRDAVSVFSVESDAPRAAVSARGASGASASSASPRRAQPVARSAKTPARATPRRTTVRAEPAGGSAPSTATAAAANEADNWQTF, encoded by the coding sequence GTGCCGTTTCTTAAGAACATGCGAGTGGTGACGCAGCTCGTTGCAGGTTTTGCGCTTGTCATCCTCCTGCTGGTGGGCTTGGGTGTGTTTTCGCTCTATGAGGTCAGCGCCGAAAACGATCATGTCGCGGCGCTGCGCGACAAGTGGGCGGCCAGCGTCAGCAGCAGCCTGCGGATGCAGAACGCGCTGAACCAGATGCGCCTCTCCGAATTCCGCATGGCCTCGACCGACAAGGCCGCCGAGGTACAGGCGGTCGATTCGCGCATGGAGCCGCGTATCGAGGCCTTCCGTAGCGCGAGCGCGGAATACGAAAAGCTCATTTCCGAGCCGGAAGAGAAGACGGCCTTTGCGGACATCCAGGTTCTGATGCCCCAGTACATGGATCTCGATCAGCAGGTTCGGACGGCGGCGAAGGCCGGCAATCCGCAGCAGGCCATGAGCATCCTGACGGGGCAATCCGGGACGGTGCGGGATGCCGTCGCGAAGGACATCGACAAGATCGTCGCCATTAACGAGCAGGGCACGGCGCGCGAAGGCAAGGCGGCCCGCGACGCCTATCACGCGGCGATCGCGCTGGTGGTCGGCTTGATCGCCGCCGCAGCCGCCGTGGCGCTGGCCGTGGCGCTGTTCATCGCGCGCGGCTTCGCGCGGCAGCTCGGCGGCGAGCCGCGCGAAGCCGCCGCCATGGCCAGTGCGATCGCAGCCGGCAACCTGCGCGTCACGGTGCCGCTGAAGGCCGGCGACAACGCCAGCCTGATGTATTCGCTGGCCGCCATGAAGGAACAGTTGACGTCGATCGTGAGCGGCATCAAAAGCTCGAGCGAGTCGATTTCAGTGGCCGCAAGCGAGATTGCGCAAGGCAACACCGATCTGTCGCAGCGCACGGAAGAACAGGCCGCTTCCCTGGAGGAAACGGCGTCGAGCATGGAGCAGTTGACCAGCGCCGTGCGCCAGAATGCGGACAACGCCAAGCAGGCCAGCACGCTCGCCACCTCGGGTTCGAGCGTTGCACAACGCGGCGGCGCGGAGATTGGCCGCGTGGTCGCGACCATGCACGAGATTGCCGAAAGCTCGGCGCGGGTCGCCGAGATCATCAGTGTGATCGAGGGGATCGCTTTTCAGACCAACATCCTGGCGCTCAACGCGGCAGTCGAGGCGGCCCGCGCCGGCGAACAGGGACGCGGCTTCGCCGTGGTGGCGGGCGAGGTGCGCACGCTGGCCCAGCGCAGCGCCACCGCCGCCAAGGAGATCAAGGACCTGATTACCGAATCGGTGAGCCGCATCGATGCCGGCTCGAAGCTGGTCGAAAACGCCGGCCGGACGATGGACGAGATCGTGACCTCCGCCGGGCGCACGACCGATATCATGAACGAGCTCGCCGCAGCCTCCGAGGAGCAGAGCACCGGCATCGGCCAGGTCAATACCGCCATCACCCAGATGGACGAAGTCACGCAGCAGAACGCCGCGCTCGTCGAGCAGGCCTCGGCCGCGGCGCAGGCGCTGGCGCAGCAGGCGCAAGCCCTGCGCGATGCGGTGTCGGTCTTCAGCGTCGAGAGCGACGCGCCGCGTGCTGCGGTTTCGGCACGAGGGGCATCGGGGGCATCGGCGTCATCCGCCTCGCCGAGAAGGGCGCAGCCGGTTGCCCGTAGCGCGAAGACGCCGGCGCGGGCCACGCCTCGCCGAACCACTGTGCGTGCCGAGCCGGCGGGCGGCAGCGCGCCGTCCACAGCCACCGCCGCAGCCGCGAACGAAGCGGATAATTGGCAGACCTTCTGA
- a CDS encoding DNA-binding protein, with protein MSKDADLITDEQVAAIADRMVGEGRRVSPVTIWSEARGGSLVAIVAALERWREARQPRTPDLQIPGGLPEGLAETLMSAAGQIWTTSQGEAEKAFSQRLTAASEHADAALADRDEALAEFQKLADEIDAGRERLAALTEALGASEQTAAQLGAELATATGRADAAETRIEELTQQVSAADANLETAQASLEVERQAREELAATVSARNDEIAQLTQQRDDSRQEAATLSAECQAKSDEVEKWSQASSALTLRAQTAEARIEELVQQASVADATLETTQASLEDERRAHEELTAVVASKDGEIASLNQALDGARQEVASLRAAGEAKSEEIDKWSQEASAATSRAQAAEARVEELVQRASVADASLQATQASLEEERKARDELAALVANRNDEVARLAQDLDGARQQVATLDAAGQAKSEEVARWSQEAGAATSRAQAAEARVEELLRRASVADASLQATEASLEEARRAREASALALSEKNDEVARLTQERDDSQQQIAALNDTGLAKSEEISKWSQEAGAATSRAQAAEARVEELLQRASVENANLETTRTSLEEERKARDELAALLSDKNDEIARLTQERDDSQQQIATLRNTGEAKSEEVSKWSQEAGEATSRAQAAEAQANESLTRLAALQTELDEARQVLETERHATATRLDAESDQLNEVQRITQELEAARGQVGALTEAKTSASAELARVSQDASAAKERADTAERYAAQLAQRLAELAETAGQEGQRGQHPGTRADEPESAEQVAALQRQISAQAKAHEKALSDLRTNAEQWVAHARDLKQRLGQAGEKILFIDARSTGEVALVRRLASELERLKPDHELISRDAQQKLIGATMSLQLAQKGYQYDPATAVMSKING; from the coding sequence ATGTCCAAAGACGCAGACTTGATCACCGACGAGCAGGTCGCTGCCATCGCCGATCGCATGGTCGGAGAAGGCAGACGGGTTTCCCCAGTGACGATCTGGTCGGAGGCGCGCGGCGGTTCGCTGGTGGCGATTGTGGCGGCGCTGGAGCGCTGGCGCGAGGCCCGCCAGCCCAGAACGCCGGATTTGCAGATACCGGGCGGATTGCCGGAAGGGCTTGCCGAGACCCTCATGAGCGCCGCGGGCCAGATCTGGACGACTTCCCAGGGCGAGGCGGAAAAGGCCTTCAGCCAGCGCCTCACGGCGGCGAGCGAGCATGCCGACGCCGCGCTGGCGGATCGGGACGAAGCGCTAGCCGAGTTTCAAAAGCTCGCGGACGAAATCGACGCCGGGCGCGAGCGGCTCGCTGCGCTGACGGAGGCGTTGGGCGCCTCGGAACAGACTGCCGCGCAGCTTGGAGCGGAACTTGCCACGGCGACCGGCCGCGCGGATGCCGCCGAGACACGTATAGAGGAACTCACGCAGCAGGTGTCGGCGGCGGACGCCAATCTTGAGACCGCGCAGGCATCGCTCGAAGTCGAGCGCCAGGCGCGTGAAGAACTGGCCGCGACGGTTTCAGCCAGGAACGATGAAATCGCCCAACTGACCCAGCAGCGCGACGACTCGCGGCAGGAGGCCGCCACGCTGAGCGCCGAGTGCCAGGCGAAGTCGGACGAGGTGGAGAAGTGGTCGCAGGCGTCGAGCGCGCTCACGTTGCGCGCGCAAACGGCCGAGGCGCGGATCGAGGAACTGGTGCAGCAGGCGTCGGTGGCGGACGCCACGCTGGAAACCACCCAGGCATCGCTCGAAGACGAACGCCGGGCGCATGAAGAATTGACCGCGGTTGTCGCGAGTAAAGACGGCGAGATCGCGAGCCTCAACCAGGCGCTCGATGGCGCGCGGCAGGAGGTCGCGTCGTTGCGCGCCGCCGGTGAGGCGAAGTCGGAAGAAATCGACAAGTGGTCGCAGGAAGCCAGCGCGGCTACCTCGCGTGCCCAGGCGGCCGAGGCACGTGTCGAGGAACTCGTGCAACGGGCGTCGGTGGCCGATGCGAGTTTGCAGGCGACCCAGGCATCGCTCGAAGAAGAGCGCAAGGCGCGTGACGAATTGGCCGCGCTGGTCGCGAACAGGAATGACGAGGTAGCGCGGCTCGCTCAGGATCTCGATGGCGCACGGCAGCAGGTTGCGACTTTGGACGCGGCCGGTCAGGCGAAATCGGAAGAAGTCGCCAGGTGGTCGCAGGAAGCCGGCGCGGCCACCTCGCGTGCGCAAGCGGCCGAGGCCCGTGTCGAGGAACTGCTGCGGCGTGCGTCGGTGGCCGATGCGAGTCTGCAGGCCACCGAGGCCTCGCTCGAAGAAGCCCGCAGAGCGCGAGAAGCATCGGCGCTGGCGCTCTCCGAGAAGAACGATGAGGTGGCACGACTCACTCAGGAGCGTGACGACTCGCAGCAGCAGATCGCCGCGTTGAACGACACGGGCCTGGCGAAGTCGGAAGAGATCTCGAAGTGGTCGCAGGAAGCCGGCGCGGCCACCTCGCGCGCGCAAGCCGCCGAGGCGCGGGTAGAGGAACTCCTGCAGCGCGCATCGGTGGAAAATGCCAACCTGGAAACCACCCGGACATCACTTGAAGAAGAGCGCAAGGCACGTGACGAGCTAGCCGCGCTTCTTTCGGATAAGAACGATGAGATCGCGCGCCTCACCCAGGAGCGCGACGACTCGCAGCAGCAGATCGCCACGTTGCGCAATACGGGCGAGGCGAAGTCGGAAGAGGTCTCGAAGTGGTCGCAGGAAGCCGGCGAGGCCACCTCGCGCGCGCAAGCCGCCGAGGCACAGGCGAACGAGAGCCTTACGCGGCTTGCCGCTCTGCAGACGGAACTGGATGAGGCCCGCCAGGTGCTGGAGACAGAGCGCCACGCAACCGCGACGCGACTCGACGCAGAGTCGGATCAGCTCAACGAAGTGCAGCGTATCACCCAGGAACTCGAAGCAGCCCGCGGGCAGGTCGGCGCCCTCACGGAGGCGAAAACGTCCGCGAGCGCCGAATTGGCCCGCGTTTCGCAAGACGCCTCCGCCGCGAAGGAGCGCGCCGATACAGCCGAACGCTATGCAGCCCAGTTGGCGCAGCGCCTCGCAGAGCTCGCTGAGACCGCCGGCCAGGAGGGCCAGCGCGGCCAGCATCCCGGCACTCGCGCGGACGAGCCGGAGAGCGCAGAGCAGGTGGCCGCCTTGCAGCGTCAGATATCGGCTCAGGCCAAAGCCCACGAAAAGGCCCTCAGCGATCTGCGCACCAATGCCGAACAATGGGTGGCGCATGCCAGGGATCTGAAACAACGGCTAGGCCAGGCCGGCGAAAAGATCTTGTTCATCGATGCACGCAGCACGGGAGAAGTCGCGCTTGTCCGCAGGCTGGCATCGGAACTGGAGCGGCTTAAGCCTGATCATGAATTGATATCCCGGGACGCGCAGCAAAAGCTGATTGGCGCGACCATGAGTCTGCAACTCGCCCAGAAGGGTTACCAATATGATCCGGCTACGGCGGTGATGTCGAAGATAAATGGCTAA
- a CDS encoding lysozyme inhibitor LprI family protein, with translation MKKYLAIPVVLLACGFAHAQGNSQTPSPYSKEYAACIAKAGPPGFYDQSAASNCDVAEIKFQKKRINTAYNKILKLWQDNPDAIARLNNAQKAWVQWRDETYGLLSEDGGMNGQVVYIVSSSFMLKSLADQANLLEGILSANGGD, from the coding sequence ATGAAAAAATATCTCGCCATTCCGGTTGTTTTGCTGGCCTGCGGTTTCGCGCACGCGCAAGGGAATTCCCAAACTCCGAGTCCGTATTCCAAGGAATATGCGGCTTGTATAGCGAAAGCCGGTCCACCTGGTTTCTACGATCAATCGGCGGCGTCCAATTGCGATGTCGCGGAAATCAAGTTTCAGAAGAAGCGGATTAACACGGCGTACAACAAGATTCTGAAGTTGTGGCAAGACAATCCCGATGCGATCGCCAGGCTCAATAACGCGCAAAAGGCCTGGGTGCAGTGGCGAGACGAAACCTACGGTTTGCTGTCGGAGGATGGCGGCATGAATGGCCAGGTTGTCTACATCGTCAGTTCGAGTTTCATGCTCAAATCCCTGGCCGATCAGGCGAACCTGCTGGAGGGCATTCTTTCTGCGAATGGCGGCGATTAG
- a CDS encoding low affinity iron permease family protein — MPIKPVAPSPTDELGTVPDTASPAYAGRHPITRLFDRFASLVTRWTGSPTAFTLAVLTVLIWIVTGPIFHYSDGWQLVINTGTTIVTFLMVFLIQQSQNKDSVALHLKLNELLSSHRAANNQLIGIEDASEEELRRLAAAYLRLSTQPNSVEVSAREGAEPAPPVGAMVDRQS; from the coding sequence ATGCCTATCAAGCCTGTCGCCCCTTCGCCGACTGACGAACTCGGCACCGTCCCGGATACAGCGAGCCCCGCGTATGCCGGGCGTCATCCGATTACGCGTCTGTTCGACCGGTTTGCCAGCCTCGTGACCCGATGGACCGGCTCGCCCACGGCCTTCACGCTCGCCGTATTGACGGTTCTGATCTGGATCGTGACGGGGCCGATTTTTCACTACTCCGACGGATGGCAACTGGTCATTAACACCGGCACCACCATCGTCACGTTTCTCATGGTCTTCCTGATCCAGCAAAGCCAGAACAAGGATAGCGTCGCATTGCATCTGAAACTGAATGAGCTGCTGTCCTCGCATCGGGCCGCGAACAATCAGCTGATCGGTATCGAGGATGCGTCGGAAGAAGAACTGCGCAGGCTGGCGGCGGCTTATCTGCGCCTGTCCACGCAGCCTAATTCCGTAGAGGTGTCCGCTAGAGAGGGGGCGGAGCCAGCGCCGCCGGTCGGGGCAATGGTGGACCGTCAATCGTGA
- a CDS encoding DUF302 domain-containing protein, which produces MSTPTTDNGIVTLPTHRSVAEAADRLAALIEAKQILLFARIDFAADAQRAGLTMNPSQLLVFGNPRAGTPLMQAVPTAALDLPLKVLVWQDGDGRVWFSYNATSYLQARHGAPADLMKAIDGVVALVQAAAAD; this is translated from the coding sequence ATGTCCACGCCAACAACCGACAACGGCATCGTCACCCTACCCACGCATCGCTCAGTAGCGGAAGCCGCCGACCGACTCGCCGCGCTGATCGAAGCGAAGCAGATTCTCCTGTTCGCCCGCATTGATTTCGCCGCGGACGCACAGCGCGCGGGCCTGACGATGAATCCGTCGCAGTTGCTCGTATTCGGCAATCCGCGCGCCGGGACGCCGCTGATGCAAGCGGTGCCGACGGCGGCGCTCGATTTGCCGCTCAAGGTTCTGGTGTGGCAGGACGGCGACGGCCGCGTCTGGTTCTCGTATAACGCAACGAGCTACCTGCAGGCGCGGCATGGTGCGCCTGCGGATCTGATGAAGGCCATTGATGGCGTCGTCGCGCTGGTGCAGGCGGCAGCGGCCGACTAA